agtTCTCAAGTTTTTATTCAGCTTATAAAAAGCCACAATTACTGTATTCTGTggcaaaaactaaaaaatcttgcaattctgtgtATATATcccataattgtctttttttttctgctatggtataaaaagtaaaaaaaaaaaaaaacgtgatatTTACctaataattctgactttttttctcgcaattgcaagtttaaaaCTTACAGTTCTTTAGTTTATATCTTAcattatataattcatttatataaaaaagcagtaattatttttttaattctgtgacacaaaaaaaaagaattgcgagataaaattATTTAGCTTATGTcacaatctatttttttttttacttcaatcacaaaaaaaactaaattctgagtttgtcttgcaattctgacttttttctcgcaattgcaagtttatagcTTACAATTCGTTTAGTTTATATCTTagatgatataaaaataaaaaatatttttaagctgcaattactttttttttattcctccaTCCTTCAGAAAGCCTCTTGCTCCAGTTCTGAATGTTTTGAGTGTGTGGTTTCGGCAGTATCTGCTGTCTTTTCTCCAGCAGCTTTGATGCACTTTTCTCGACCGGATTCTGCACTTATGGCCAGAACACTTTCAGATTCAATGCTCTTGTTGTGGCTCTAAAGGTCGAAAGGCAAAGCAACTGTCAGAGAATCAACCAAAGCAAGATAAAGCTGTGTTAACACTGCTCCTGTGTTATTTTATCATTCTATATGTGATccaaatataaaacatgaaatattccTTCTATCTTGTTGACGTGAGACTACCTTGTTGAACTGTATTTTGTATCGTGTCATCAGTAGTTGGTAGAAGCCACAAGGTTGAAAGTGTGACAATCaagtagtgttttattttttcatgtttcagaAAATTTTTCTGTACagcttttcataaaaacaaataaatatttaccattAAAACTCATCTGTCGTTTGAAATGCCTGTAAAGTATTGCGTGTTAGTAAATCAGTGTCATTTTAGTACCATTGCTATATTAGctcagtatttattcatattgtccatttaatttttgttttgttttagattttccctctttattttaattttatatttgtatattttttatatttactttttattatttgttaatattaagtttctttttttattaagatttttggtttcaaagtttttgtcttttataattgttttataactCTCtcagtatttattagtattttgaaattaattatttttcattttattttagctatatattttattttgtaaagttttaacaagtagttttttaaatgcatctaatctgtgtttattaaaaatgtcaatatatatattcatgtttttgtatttttttgtctaaagttttaagttttaaagttttagtaatttctatttgttttgttaaatattagtttttattcatttttattccatttatagtcattttactatttcaacttaaactaaacaaaaatgttaaattttatttaattttactgcatcaactaaaattaatgttaaatgtagttaaattacttttaatttttactataaaaaatatgttttggtaTGACTACAATAGCTATTTAAAAATTGCTAATATTTGAAgaacaaagttgtaaaaaaaaatcttaaggctttttaaaaaatatatatttattgaattaaaagtattttcaatATTATCCATgctattgacaaaaataaaaaaatcacaagagtACCATAGAAGAATTGACCTTGACTGCATAGACTTAACATgttcattcaaattcaaaataagtTATTTGCAACTCTAAACATCTTTGTTAATCACGGCAAAGTGTTATTAGTTGTCAATACGCATCAAATAActgctaaatgttttatttttttccccttaagcAGATTAACTCCAATCGGAGTGGTTCAAGACACTGTCGATTTCAatgtttttgatatatatatatatatatatatatatatatatatatatatatatatatatattaatatatttggtaAATGGgtaatttaaataacataaaatattaaattaaatgctaggaaaaaatataattattatttgtacacaaagtttttgtataatataatgtgaaatattttatgttacaaaagaattTAATTTGCCACTATAACTATTAGTGTCTGCTAATAAGttatcaattaaattaattaatcaattaattattaaaagcgtctgctaaatgcatacattttacatatCCTTTAAAAAGGTATTATCCTTCATATCAATGCATTCAtgtttacttaataaatacagtaaataatatataCTTCTTAATAGCACTATATGAAAAACATAACTATAAGTTACTAAATTAATAATTGTGGCATTTAATTCGCAAGGCTTTTATTTTGCCGCACCGGAAGAAGTCACTGGATGTTCGCTGCAAGCGAGGGCAGACAGAGACGCAGCTGGGCGCCTCCCCTTCCTCAAACCAACACAACACCCCCTAAACACAGCGATAGCGGCACAGAAACCTTCCGACGGGGCTTCCTCCCGGACACAGCGCCTGAAGTTCGCGTTGAGTTTCACAGGTGAGCCGCGACAGAAGCCGATATCCCCCGGCCGCGTCCCGAGACCTAGTGAgatgcctacctagacagcagcCGCGAGCGCTCACTAGTGCAGTCTGTGTGCTTGTAGCAGCTTTCTGGATCCGCTTTCTCTGTGTGTTGCTGctgcaataattaataataattaattaaaataataattaaccacTGACGATGAGTTCAGAGGAAATCTGACATTGGATTATAATTAAAGATTTAATTATTTGGGGTTGAAAAgaaggaaatatttttttctggagtaaattatatttctttagtgaaataaattaatatttattattatcatagtagtttttaagtcttttttttgtaCAGTTATTAATTTATTCTGGCATTATTTTGTGATGATTttaagcatactttttttttgtaggatGGTTGTAAAATCATCTGAATGTCCTTTATgcgaaatataattatttaaaaaaattgccattactgttaatttattattagttaattgtaatagtttttattCTTAGTTTTATGAcaatttttattaacttattcTGACACCTTTTCATGAAGATTAAGCATTAAATGGCTATGATGATCCTAAAAATAtgatttctaatttaaaaaaatcccatttatttttattgttgttattattattttatagtaataatTAACCAGTATCTTACGACAATTATAGTtaattacatataatataatatcttatttttttattgtacactttTATTGTCAtgataattaaatagaaaactgctgcaataaatttttatttttattttttaccattaatattaatttaattccttctgattaaatataaaattaaaaaaaaaaaaaggctgcagATGTGTTTGTGCTGCTGATGGTGTTCGTCTTGATGTGCTTCCCTTCTGCTCCAGCAGCTCTTAACTCCTCCGTTTCTTTATCTCCTCCTGCAAACCCACTCCTCCTTTCTTTGCTTTCTCCTCGTCCCGGACCATGTGTGATGAAGGGGATCTGGAGGACAAGCCGCCCGCGCCCCCCGTCAGGATGAGCAGCACCATCTTCAGCGGCGGGAAAGACACGCTGGCTGTCAATCACAGCTCCAAGCCCCTCCCCTCCGTACCTGAGGAGCGCAAGCGCAACAAGATCATCTCCATCTTCTCTGGAGCCGAGAAAAGTgcgtaaacacacacacgcacacacacacacacacgcacgcacacactaactaacacacacacacactctcactcactcacacacacacacacagtgaacatacacacactcagacacacacacacacacacagtgaacacacacacacacactcacacacacacacacacacagtgaacacacacacacacagagacacacacagagacacacaaacacagacagacacacacacagacacacacacacacagagagacacacacacacacagagacacaaacacagacacacacagacagacacacacacacacacacacacacacacacagagacacaaacacagacacacacagacacacacacacacacacacactcgcacgcacacacacactcactcgcacgcacacacacacacacacacacacactcacacacagagacacaaacacagacacacacagacacacgcacacacacacacacgcacgcacacactaactaacacacacacacactctcactcactcacacacacacacacacagtgaacacacacacactcagacacacacacacacacacagtgaacacacacacacacactcacacacacacacacacacagtgaacacacacacacacacacacagagacacacacagagacacacaaacacagacagacacacacacagacacacacacacacagagagacacacacacacacacacacacacacagagacacaaacacagacacacacagacagacacagacacagacacactcacacacacacacacacacacacacacacagacacacacacacacacacacacacacagagacacaaacacagacacacacagacacacacacacacacacacacacacactcgcacgcacacacacactcactcgcacgcacacacacacacacacacactcacacacagagacacaaacacagacacacacagacacacacacacacacacacacactcgcacgcacacacacactcacttgcacgcacacacacacacaatcacacagacagagacacacacacactcactcacacacacacacacacacacacacacacacagacacacacacacacacacacacacacacacacacacacacacacacacagagacacaaacacagacacacacacacacacacacagtgattacacactcagacacacacacacacaaacacacacagtgaacacacacacacacagtatgagaAAGGAACTCAGACTCTAGAAAGTGACAGTATTTGTCATGCATTATTTAACAATCTAGTTTTACTCGTTCTCTGTGTCCTTCTGAAATATAACGGTCACACTGCAGGAGTCAAGccaactgaaaaataaaacaatattaaaaacgcACCTATTTTACaccttaaaagtatattttgtaaAGAAGTTATTGTAGGTCTCCAGCGCGTCGATGGCTCTGTGTTTGGTGTGTGACTGATGCATCACTCAGTTTCACACTCGTCTCTCGGCGTCGTCAGCTGGGCTCGAGGTGACTCTGGGTGATGAGTTATGAGTTATTATGAGTTATGAGTTATGATGCTGAAGTGCTGTGTGTGTCGACTGACAGGTGGCCGGAGGAAAGACCGAGATAAAGAGCGACCGGAGATCTCTCCGCCGTCAGACTTCGAGCACACCATCCACGTGGGCTTCGACGCCGTTACCGGAGAGTTCACCGTGAGACTGACTTCATTATATTATCAGCCAAGCATTTCTGTGTTATATACATGCTTATACACTACCAGAgcaaagtttgggatcagaatgatctTTAATGTTGTTTACTGGATCGTCAAAGCTGTATatatttgatcaagaatacaggaaaaatttgatatattattatgttgtaaaataacatttttattttttaatatcctttaaaatataatttatttctgtgatgctccgctgtattttcagcatcactcctccagtcttcaatgtcacatgatcttcagaaatcatgaaaatatactgattcttttttattttgatcagttttgctgcttcattcttttttttttttttttttttgcaacatgcaatatttttttcagaattctttgaggaataaaaagtacaaaaataatacttttattcagcaaggatgtgtaaAATGGTTAAAGAAGGGACAGCAAAGATTTATATAGttagaaaattttatttatatttttaataaatgctgtttctttttcattttttattcaaagaattctgaaaagtatagcagtttctgtgtttttaaaattgataattctaataataaatcatcatattttcatgatttctgaagatcatgtgatactggagactggaggaatgatgctgaaaatacagcggagcatcacagaaataaattataatttaaaggatattaaaaaataaaccattattttatattctaataacattttgcaagattacaatttttttctggatttttgatcaaataaatgcagccttgagatatatatatatatatatatatatatatatatatatatatatatatatatatatatatatatatatatatatatatatatatatattatttttttttatttagaaatttcgCAGTTCACAggtatttcaaatattaaacggaaaggtattaatgtttaattttatttatttatttattttattgtaatttctgTTATTATTTGCACTTTactaataaatatttcaaataatgtaacctatataaaaacaattttattagCAATTTAGGTTTCAGTGTGGAAAAATGTTCCAATTGCtttcaaatatgaaaattttaggattttatagatttttactgtaatgttagaagatgtttttaatgtatattttgtagCTTATATTGCAACGTGCACGTTAccaattaatatttcaaataaagataccaatataaaaccatttttataatattcttattagttactagatatttttttttttattaaaacaaaagattttgtatatttattataataatggcGTAGTTTTTTATTGTAGCATGCACTATTATgcacaaatgtttaaaataataaaacctatttattttattttgaaagtcctTTGAAAAATTAGAACTGAAAGATTTCACTTAGTTGTAGACGtttgtttatacttttttttagtgCTATTTAAAGctgatgcattttatatttactcGCATGCAGTAAAAAATTTAAGCGTCATTATTTTTAGCAGATTTTAGAACCAACACAAAGTATAATTTGTGCTTTTTGACCAAATATCATAATTttgtataatgtacattatgcATAACGGGAAAAACAATGCAACATTTTACCTCAAACCAGTAAAATGATCACACAATATTTGTCAGAGATGCAACTATTTAATAAATCTAGAATCCGAGGGAGCAAACAagatctaaatactgagaaaatcatctttaaagttgttcaaatgaattcttagcaatgcatattactaatcaaaaattaagttttgttatatttactgtaggaagtttactaaatatcttcatggaacatgatctttacttaatatcctaatgatttttgacataaaagaaaaatcgttaattttgacccatacaatgtattgttgtctattgctacaaatatagcaCATGTGTATAAAGCTTGTGCTTCTGTGCTGTGTCTCAGGGGATGCCGGAGCAGTGGGCGCAGTTACTGCACACCTCCAACATCACCAAATCAGAGCAGAAGAAGAACCCGCAGGCCGTCCTCGACGTGCTCAAGTTCTACGACTCGACGGGAAACGGCCGACAGAAGTACCTCAGCTTCTCCTCAGGTCTGCTGGACGACTCGACTCGCGCTCTCATGCTGATGTTAGCTGAACTGTCACGTACTGACCGCTTTTCtccatttgtttgtgtgtgtagagaAGGACGGATTAATCTCTGGTGAACAGTCGGTATGTAtgaataaatatcaaatcatccCTTCATTCAAATCAGTGCTGTTTAAGTATTATTGAGGTATTATTACAGTtgtaaaatgagttttttttttgtattttccaatttcaatttaaagtaaaagtaattttattgtgctttttttttttattagttatttttggTTACTTTAACATAACCGGGTAAACGAATATTAAACGgttatttctttttaaagatttattattattattattttttctatgtctaaaacaaaattacaaatgagAAATTTagctttggcaactagctgaaataaaataagtttaaatatatttagaatttctgttttgaatttaattttaaggtgttaatttttagttttgttgtttttcatttttatatattttagttttttaaacgTCAATgtaggtgttttatttttattcaagctTTAGTtatgattaatatttaaattaggtTTTAGCctgtgtattttttaattttcattatttttatcattttaatagtttaatacaTCTGTTTTGTGGTTTTGTAATTGGAATAAgtttttgatttctttttaatttctctagataaaatttttataaaatctttattttagataaaaaatttagttattttaaaaataaatcttggccagctttagtttagttttcaatgtaatttcttttaacattttaatcgtttttaatcattttgttttgtgtttgtgtaattggtattattttctttttaggtTGTCTTTATTACAATGTTATGTATTTTAGataaaagttttagttatttaaaaataaatgttgccgatacaataatttaaatgaaataagtttacttttttatatgtattttactaataatagtaataataataaaaattattacactGCTTTGCTTCCCTAAATCCAAAGCCTGTGAAAAAAACCCCAGAGCCCTCGTCTCCGATCAAAACGGTGGATGACGATGAAGACGATGACGATGAGGAGACGCCTCCACCTGTTATTGCACCACGACCAGAACACACCAAGAGCGTAAGACGCcgttaaagaaatagttctccTAAAAAAAGTATAGCGTATACAAAAAAACTACTATTTGGTTATTTCAAATGTTCATTTGGAATTGAGATACGATTatcttcattttatttgtaattatgttcattttatttgtaaaagatttaaaaacaaaacaattttttttttacctttaagtattgtttttttatgtctatgtAGTTGAACACTAGCATTGTTATGTGAATTTTGAGATATTGCGTTACATTTTGTTCGCGCTTGTAGtattgcaaataatttatttttttaaggggtgTTTGAAATTTTCACGTATAAAATAAATCGCAGTATCTCAAAAATATtggaaaatgttaattaaaataaaaaacgtttCAACTGGTAGTACTGAGATACTATaggttcaatttatttatttatttatttttcacaaatctgtAGTAATTTTGttgggatattattattattattattatttgtttttgttctttttaaaaaaaaattcacgtagtatttataaatttttacaaTTTCCATTTTTGTTACTGTAGtacaactaaattaaaatgagaaacatTGCCTTGGCAAGTAgctgaaattaaaaaaagtgtattttacgtaacgaaaatgcatttttatagttTTGATTGCAGTTAACCATAATGACCCTGATTATTTCAGGTGTATACTCGACCATCGGTCATCGACCCCATCCCTGCTCCAGTGATGTCTCCGGACAGTGAGGTCGCATCGAAGCCCACCGATCGACAGAGACCCAAAAAGGGCAAGATGACAGACGAGGAGATCATGGACAAGCTCCGTACGTCACAGCATAAGAAATTATTTGCGCAATTTCACTGCTTTGTGAGATTCAAACCACACGTCCTCTCTTTCATGTCCAACAGGAACCATAGTCAGTATTGGAGATCCAAAAAAGAAATATACCCGATACGAGAAGATCGGACAAGGGTAGGTCCCACAATTTTGCGCAACATATTATTCTTCCATTCATGGATGGAGATCAATAATTGTGTCTTTCCACAGAGCTTCAGGAACCGTGTTCACCGCCATCGATGTTGCTACTGGACAGGAGGTGATGCAAGGGAGCGAAATGGATTAGTTGTTGTTTATTCTTCCACAGTTTCGTCATCTCAACACGTTTCTGTCTCTCAGGTGGCCATCAAACAAATCAACCTGCAGAAGCAGCCCAAGAAAGAGCTAATCATCAACGAAATTCAAGTCATGAAGGAGCTAACAAATCCCAACATTGTCAACTTCTTAGACAGGTAAATGctttttaagtaaaaacattGCTTGTCAATTTTGTGAGCTTGACCTTCTCTACCAGGTCAGGAAGTTCCAAGTTGACATTAATAATTGGATAATACTTAGTATTTTTAGACAAATTTTGggatattgcatttaaaaaaaaaaaaaccttggatggAAACGCCAAGATGGGCTTTAAATTGGTgtaaaacttttgaattgtatatatttttatccaATAAGACGACATGCACAGAAACTATGATGTAAACGCATTTACCGAATACATTCATAAACAATAACTTGCGTGAAGTTGCCTCAACAGATCGTAAGATTGGATAGATTTGACTGACTAGTGCACAAATCTCATCGCACACTGTCTAGAAGGTTGTTTAGAAATGTCCAAATGCAAGTAAACACAACAGCGTTTGTTATCGTGTTTCATCCGTAATTACATTTTCGAAATTTAAATTTCGCAAGTAGTTGATCATGGTCAAAAAAGAGCCAAAGGCAGCTTCCATTTTTATGACACTTTGTACCAGTTTCTCCAAGAAGTGACAAATTTGTTCTCTTAAACACATGGAATGGAAATGTTGCTTTATTTGCGTTATTTGCAAATGTATTGTACAATATTCCAATATTTAGCATGATGACGTAGTTTTAAGAGTGTTAATTGTGTAAAGTTTTAAGCGATATTCCAATTTTCGTTAACTTCATAACTTTGGTTAGAAATATAGCTAATGATACCATCACTTTGCGAATGTAAATTCTGCGAATGTTTTATATCACAATTTTTCACCTTACTCTAGTTTTGGACCTGTTATTGTTTACGAGTGTTAATTGTGCAGATGCTTTATACGATATTCCAATTTTCACACAAGCAACATGTATAACTTTTGATTGGAAAAACTAGCTAATGAAATTTCAGTGTTAACTGTGTTCACGTTTTACGCAATTTTCCAATTTTTCACATAAATTTAATTCTGAACTGGTTGGAAACACAGCTAATGATGCCTTTTAATGTTTAAGAGTATTAATTGTGCAGATGTTTTATGTGCTATTCCAGTTTTCGCACTAGATAAATTCGTAGTCTTGGATGGAAATGTAGCTAATCATGCCATTTTAAGGTTTACGAGTGTTAATTGTGCAAATGATTCATGCGATATTCCAGTTTTTCGCACAAGTGTAATTTGTAGCTTTTAATGGAAACAGTTAATGATGACATGAaggtttaaaattgtttattgtGCCTTTGCTACAGTTTTCTGGTAAGTGAGGAGCTGTTTGTTGTGATGGAGTACTTGGCCGGTGGTTCGCTCACAGATGTCGTAACCGAGACATGCATGGACGAGGCACAGATTGCCGCTGTGTGCCGAGAGGTTAGTTGAAGTCAAAACGTTATCCTGTCGAACTCCCAAACTTTCTGAATTACCTACTTTGGTTTGGGGTAGAAACTCTGACAATAAATGCACAATTGAACTCTGCTCTATATCAGGCCTAGTATGTGTTAACAGGAAGTAACTCTGTCGCTTAACTAATAAACTTCCTCTCGTCTGTTATCTCACAGTGTTTGCAAGCGCTGGAGTTTTTGCACGCTAATCAGGTCATTCATCGAGACATCAAGAGTGACAATGTGCTTCTGGGAATGGATGGTTCTGTCAAGCTCAGTACGTTCTTGCTTCTGTATGCAAACGCTCTGGTTTTTATGAGTGAAAACGGACTGAATCGTGAAGTTCATTTAGATCGCAGCACAAAGATGTTGATTGTGATTAGGCGCAAACTCTTTGAaaaggtgctttcacacctggTTCTCTGAGACACAGAAAGTGTCATGTTTGGTTTGGTTTAGCTGCTCGTTCTAAACAGATGAGTTCTTGTTAGCCAGAGCTTGACATCTATAAAGAAACTACAAATAAACTGTTTGGATATTATTCGAGTGGACATTTGTTTTCACTCAACAGCaattaaaatatatcattttcatTACTATTTTGAATGTATGATGATACTGTTTAAGGAACACTGGTTATTATCTCAACATTTCTTCAGAAGTATTGCATCTTGGACATGCAGTGTGAATAAAATTAGCCCACAATAAAAACTGATGATTGACTTTAGACAGGGTAGATTGCTTGTTTAACTGGAAGCCAAGGAAAACAAGGCTATGAATGGCCTTATTCATGCAAAACGCcaaaacaaactgtgtaaatccaTTACGAAACACAATTTTTGTATACTCTCTCTTATTCAATTTACTTAACTGATCAATTTGGTGTTGTTTCACAAATGGTGGCCCATTACATCATGAAGTCTTGGCTTACATTTAGTTTCTCATGTCCTTTGGAATGGTTTTagaattatgtattttatgcCTTTTGCCATCTTCTTGATCCACACCAAAATGCACAGATAAATGACCTAGTGGTCTACAATTCTTACATCCTGATCATTATTGGTGTTAAAAATGGCATCTAACGAGACTAAGGTCTATAAATTCCAAAAAAGTCGTTAATGAAATAAACCAGGAAATATctctaaaccatttttttttttcatctcctgCTCTGCAGccgactttggattctgtgcccaGATCACTCCTGAACAGAGTAAGAGGAGCACCATGGTGGGAACGCCATATTGGATGGCTCCGGAAGTCGTGACGCGCAAAGCCTACGGACCCAAAGTCGACATCTGGTCCTTGGGCATCATGGCTATTGAGATGGTGGAGGGGGAACCACCGTACCTCAATGAGAATCCACTGAGGGTACTTTGGTATCATTGGTTCTCCAAAAAGCTAGCGATGAGGCTACTTCCAGGAACTAAACTGCCGAACTCTTTCTCCCTCAGGCTCTCTACCTGATTGCCACCAACGGGACTCCAGAGTTGCAGAGCCCTGAAAAGTTGTCGCCAATCTTCCGAGACTTCCTGAGTCGCTGTCTGGAGAtggacattgagaagaggggtgGAAGCAAGGAGCTGTTGCAGGTAAACCAGCTGACGACTAGTTCTAGCGATTATGGAATAATAGCGTGACTTGTGTGAACTTGTTCACTGATCAACGTTGTTGTCGCCTTCAGCATCCTTTCCTGAAGTTGGCCAAGCCTCTCTCGAGTCTCACTCCTCTGATTTTGGCCACCAAGGACGCCATGAAGAACAACCACTAGCTGTGCCCACGAGTGCAGCGGACTGCTAAACACTTTCAAAATCTGTGCCATGTTTTTTACCAGTGTGTCAACAACACATCAGTGTTGCCAAAACAAAACCCCAAGCATTTCATTTGGGTCCTGCTTTTAAACCTGCATGGACTGTTGTGATGTTGGGGGACATTAGATGTTCTCCTCGTCAGATTCTTCTGGGACTTTGTCTGTTTTATCTATGAACTCTTCCATTCGTTGGCTTGTGTAGACCTCATCTTGTCCATAATTGGTGATCAGAATCAATTATGGTGATTTCAAATCCATCTGGAGACCTTTGGTTATCTTTCAGTAGCCAGAACCATGACTGAAAACTGTGTAGCCTACACCTGTTCTTGACCCAAAGGGAAGAGCACCTTACCGATACATGCCAACTGCGAGCAGTGAAGGATTTTTGTAGTCACTTGTGCCTTTGTTTTTATCCAGCAAACATCTTTATACTCTGTCTGAAGGGGCAGGTTTTTGCCATT
This DNA window, taken from Carassius auratus strain Wakin chromosome 47, ASM336829v1, whole genome shotgun sequence, encodes the following:
- the LOC113064665 gene encoding serine/threonine-protein kinase PAK 2-like isoform X1, whose protein sequence is MCDEGDLEDKPPAPPVRMSSTIFSGGKDTLAVNHSSKPLPSVPEERKRNKIISIFSGAEKSGRRKDRDKERPEISPPSDFEHTIHVGFDAVTGEFTGMPEQWAQLLHTSNITKSEQKKNPQAVLDVLKFYDSTGNGRQKYLSFSSEKDGLISGEQSPVKKTPEPSSPIKTVDDDEDDDDEETPPPVIAPRPEHTKSVYTRPSVIDPIPAPVMSPDSEVASKPTDRQRPKKGKMTDEEIMDKLRTIVSIGDPKKKYTRYEKIGQGASGTVFTAIDVATGQEVAIKQINLQKQPKKELIINEIQVMKELTNPNIVNFLDSFLVSEELFVVMEYLAGGSLTDVVTETCMDEAQIAAVCRECLQALEFLHANQVIHRDIKSDNVLLGMDGSVKLTDFGFCAQITPEQSKRSTMVGTPYWMAPEVVTRKAYGPKVDIWSLGIMAIEMVEGEPPYLNENPLRALYLIATNGTPELQSPEKLSPIFRDFLSRCLEMDIEKRGGSKELLQHPFLKLAKPLSSLTPLILATKDAMKNNH
- the LOC113064665 gene encoding serine/threonine-protein kinase PAK 2-like isoform X2 — its product is MSSTIFSGGKDTLAVNHSSKPLPSVPEERKRNKIISIFSGAEKSGRRKDRDKERPEISPPSDFEHTIHVGFDAVTGEFTGMPEQWAQLLHTSNITKSEQKKNPQAVLDVLKFYDSTGNGRQKYLSFSSEKDGLISGEQSPVKKTPEPSSPIKTVDDDEDDDDEETPPPVIAPRPEHTKSVYTRPSVIDPIPAPVMSPDSEVASKPTDRQRPKKGKMTDEEIMDKLRTIVSIGDPKKKYTRYEKIGQGASGTVFTAIDVATGQEVAIKQINLQKQPKKELIINEIQVMKELTNPNIVNFLDSFLVSEELFVVMEYLAGGSLTDVVTETCMDEAQIAAVCRECLQALEFLHANQVIHRDIKSDNVLLGMDGSVKLTDFGFCAQITPEQSKRSTMVGTPYWMAPEVVTRKAYGPKVDIWSLGIMAIEMVEGEPPYLNENPLRALYLIATNGTPELQSPEKLSPIFRDFLSRCLEMDIEKRGGSKELLQHPFLKLAKPLSSLTPLILATKDAMKNNH